The following proteins come from a genomic window of Edaphobacter sp. 4G125:
- a CDS encoding TatD family hydrolase, with translation MLIDSHAHLDFYNTHPTERDEVLSRSWAAGVKTILAIGIGENPSEMHFALDLATSVSGNQLPSIYASAGIHPEQAHNATPEGLIELSRLASHPRCIAVGEIGLDYYHLENPEIPVQQEAFIAQMKIATEVRKPIIIHCRTSELATPKAKEKYGPADAAADTYNLIEQHFLPSGLPAIMHCFSGNVNDARRALGLGFYLSFAGNLTYPKAQGIRDAAAFAPADRILVETDAPFLAPIPHRGQRNEPALVTHTAAALAELRGISPEELAAVTTENFHRLFPSTRETRKN, from the coding sequence ATGCTCATCGACTCACACGCGCATCTCGACTTCTACAACACACACCCAACCGAACGCGACGAAGTCCTTAGCCGTTCCTGGGCTGCCGGGGTCAAGACCATCCTCGCCATCGGTATCGGTGAAAACCCCTCCGAGATGCACTTTGCGCTCGACCTCGCCACCTCGGTCTCCGGCAACCAACTCCCCAGCATCTACGCCAGTGCCGGAATCCACCCCGAGCAGGCCCACAACGCCACCCCGGAGGGGTTGATCGAGCTCTCCCGGCTCGCCTCCCATCCCCGCTGCATCGCAGTCGGTGAAATCGGCCTCGACTACTACCACCTTGAAAATCCTGAGATCCCCGTTCAGCAGGAAGCCTTCATCGCCCAGATGAAGATCGCCACCGAGGTTCGCAAGCCCATCATCATCCACTGCCGGACCTCCGAGCTTGCGACTCCAAAAGCCAAAGAGAAATACGGTCCTGCCGACGCTGCCGCCGATACCTACAACCTGATCGAGCAGCACTTTCTCCCCAGCGGCCTTCCCGCCATCATGCACTGCTTCTCCGGCAACGTGAACGACGCGCGACGCGCTCTCGGCCTCGGCTTCTACCTCTCCTTCGCCGGCAATCTGACCTATCCAAAGGCCCAGGGAATCCGTGATGCCGCCGCCTTTGCTCCCGCCGATCGCATTCTGGTCGAAACCGACGCTCCCTTCCTCGCTCCCATTCCCCATCGCGGTCAGCGCAACGAACCCGCCCTGGTCACTCATACCGCGGCAGCCCTCGCCGAGCTTCGCGGCATCTCACCCGAGGAGTTGGCCGCCGTTACGACCGAAAACTTTCATCGCCTCTTCCCTTCCACACGCGAAACCCGGAAGAACTGA
- the aceE gene encoding pyruvate dehydrogenase (acetyl-transferring), homodimeric type has protein sequence MIEFADPGQTSEWLEALDQVFAADGKEETIRLLHALSDRAAQLGIPPALTLTTPYVNTISAADEAGFPGDEEMERRIENLLRYNALAMVARANKYDENIGGHMASYASLATLFEVGFNHFFRASIGGKPGDMVYFQGHSSPGIYARAFLERRLSEQHLINFRHELREHSGLSSYPHPWLMPDFWQFPTVSMGLGPINAIYHARFIHYMENRGLIPVTDRKVWAFLGDGEQDEPETRGALTVASREELDNLIFVVNCNLQRLDGPVRGNGKIIQELEASYRGAGWNVIKCIWGSGWDALLSRDHTGLLQKRMAECVDGEYQAFKARRGAYVREHFFGKYPELSSLVEGMTDDEIGELARGGHDLIKVYNAYKAAVEHRGAPTVILAKTVKGYGLGDAAEGRNFAHNTKKLREQQLAYVAKRFQMPVPKEKIDDLELYHPGEASPEIQYLHKRRKALGGYLPARDSHREIAFTAPPLEIFRDVLLGSKGRAASTTSALNGVINALLKQKNLAKYIVPIIPDEGRTFGMESLFRQVGIYASHGQLYTPVDSDQFLYYRESKDGQLLEEGISEAGSMATFTAAGTAYANFGLPMIPFFVYYSMFGFQRVGDLVWAFADARGKGFMVGGTAGRTTLLGEGLQHMDGHSHVLASTVPTCACYDPAFGYEIAVIVRDGLRRMYEEKEDLFYYLTTYNENYPQPSMPEGVEEGILKGLYRFRAAEYGKAEIHLFGSGPILNEALRAQELLRERFQIEADVWSVTSYVELRREALDCQRWNRLHPGEQPRVPYLLQTLGDDKQLPIIAASDYMKVLADGLAPWLPGQITALGTDGFGRSENREHLRRHFEIDAEHIAFAAISRLARDGKIPVKVAEDAIKALDIDPDKLDAARA, from the coding sequence GTGATCGAATTCGCAGATCCTGGGCAGACGTCCGAATGGCTCGAAGCGCTTGATCAGGTCTTCGCTGCTGATGGCAAGGAAGAAACCATTCGCCTGCTTCATGCCCTTTCAGATCGCGCGGCTCAATTGGGAATACCACCTGCTTTAACGCTCACAACCCCATATGTGAATACGATTTCGGCGGCGGATGAAGCTGGTTTTCCCGGCGATGAAGAGATGGAGCGCAGAATTGAAAACCTGCTCCGCTATAACGCACTGGCCATGGTGGCACGGGCTAATAAATACGATGAAAATATCGGTGGTCACATGGCTTCGTATGCCTCATTGGCTACATTGTTCGAGGTAGGCTTCAATCACTTCTTTCGGGCTTCCATTGGAGGAAAGCCAGGAGACATGGTTTATTTTCAGGGACATTCTTCGCCGGGGATTTATGCGCGCGCCTTTCTGGAAAGGAGATTAAGCGAACAGCACCTGATTAACTTTCGCCATGAGTTGCGTGAGCACTCTGGTCTGTCGTCTTATCCTCATCCCTGGCTGATGCCCGATTTCTGGCAGTTTCCTACCGTGTCAATGGGGCTTGGGCCGATCAATGCGATCTACCATGCACGGTTTATTCACTACATGGAGAATCGCGGGCTGATTCCAGTAACAGATCGAAAGGTCTGGGCGTTTCTTGGGGATGGTGAGCAGGACGAGCCGGAGACGCGTGGAGCTCTGACGGTAGCTTCGCGCGAAGAATTGGACAATCTCATCTTTGTCGTCAACTGCAATCTACAGCGGCTCGATGGACCTGTTCGCGGCAATGGAAAGATCATTCAAGAGCTTGAAGCAAGCTACAGAGGTGCAGGTTGGAATGTGATCAAGTGTATTTGGGGCAGCGGCTGGGACGCTCTACTCAGCAGAGATCATACCGGCCTACTCCAGAAGCGAATGGCTGAATGTGTTGATGGTGAGTATCAAGCATTCAAAGCACGTAGAGGAGCTTACGTTCGCGAGCACTTCTTCGGGAAGTATCCAGAGCTTTCGTCTCTCGTGGAAGGAATGACCGACGATGAGATTGGAGAGTTAGCTCGTGGAGGGCACGATCTCATCAAGGTCTACAACGCCTACAAAGCTGCGGTCGAACATCGTGGGGCTCCCACGGTCATTCTTGCGAAGACGGTCAAAGGATATGGTCTGGGCGATGCTGCAGAAGGAAGGAACTTTGCTCACAACACGAAGAAGTTGAGAGAGCAGCAGCTAGCCTATGTGGCGAAACGCTTTCAGATGCCGGTCCCCAAGGAGAAGATCGACGATCTGGAACTTTATCACCCGGGGGAAGCAAGCCCGGAGATTCAATATCTCCATAAGCGCCGCAAAGCACTTGGCGGGTATCTACCGGCTCGCGATTCTCATAGAGAGATTGCTTTTACAGCTCCGCCGCTTGAGATCTTTCGGGATGTTCTTCTTGGCTCTAAAGGGCGAGCAGCATCTACGACCTCAGCATTGAATGGTGTGATCAACGCTCTTCTCAAGCAAAAAAATCTTGCGAAGTATATTGTCCCGATTATTCCCGATGAAGGCCGGACATTTGGAATGGAGTCACTCTTCCGTCAGGTCGGAATCTATGCGTCGCATGGGCAACTTTACACGCCGGTCGATAGTGACCAATTTCTCTACTATCGCGAATCGAAGGACGGGCAGCTTCTGGAAGAAGGTATCTCGGAGGCAGGTTCGATGGCCACATTTACAGCAGCGGGAACGGCTTATGCTAACTTCGGCCTTCCGATGATTCCGTTCTTTGTGTATTACTCCATGTTTGGCTTCCAGCGCGTAGGAGATCTTGTATGGGCTTTTGCGGACGCCAGAGGCAAAGGCTTTATGGTGGGCGGAACGGCAGGCCGGACTACTTTGCTCGGTGAAGGTTTGCAACATATGGATGGACATAGCCATGTGCTGGCGAGCACAGTTCCCACCTGCGCCTGCTACGATCCAGCCTTTGGTTACGAGATTGCGGTAATCGTTCGAGACGGGTTGCGGCGTATGTATGAGGAGAAGGAAGACCTCTTCTACTATCTGACGACATATAACGAGAACTATCCTCAGCCTTCGATGCCGGAAGGAGTAGAGGAGGGCATTCTTAAAGGGCTATATCGTTTTCGGGCTGCCGAGTATGGAAAGGCCGAGATACATCTCTTCGGTTCTGGCCCGATTCTCAACGAGGCACTTAGAGCGCAAGAGCTATTACGCGAGCGATTCCAGATTGAGGCGGACGTTTGGAGTGTAACCAGCTACGTTGAGCTACGCCGCGAGGCGCTTGACTGTCAACGATGGAACCGTCTTCACCCTGGGGAACAGCCTCGTGTTCCTTATTTGTTGCAGACTCTTGGAGACGACAAGCAGCTTCCAATTATTGCAGCCAGCGATTATATGAAGGTACTGGCGGATGGGCTCGCGCCATGGTTGCCGGGGCAAATTACGGCATTAGGGACGGATGGTTTCGGCCGGAGTGAAAATCGGGAGCACCTGCGTCGCCACTTTGAGATTGATGCTGAGCATATTGCTTTCGCTGCAATCAGCCGCCTTGCGAGAGATGGGAAGATCCCTGTGAAGGTTGCCGAGGATGCGATTAAGGCTCTCGACATCGATCCAGACAAGCTTGATGCAGCGCGAGCCTGA
- a CDS encoding ABC transporter permease yields the protein MKVSLWRPFRRVLLTLPVLWVVVSLVFLLIHLVPGDPIVQMLGEGATASDIDALRHAYGLDAPLLEQYTHYWGGILHANLGQSLRLHDSVTHLLLQRYPYTLALTLAALAIGIATSVPAGIASALHRNRWQDRTLGVLSLVGLSFPNFALGPILILLFSISLGWFPVSTAGNGGVGDFLLHLVLPGLTLGLSFASVLTRMVRTAMLEELGQDYIRTARAKGLPERTVVYRHALRNALIPVLTVIGLQFGSLLAGAIVTETIFSWPGIGRLTISAIYNRDYALVQGCILAIGLTYVLVNLLTDVAYTIANPRMRSS from the coding sequence ATGAAAGTTTCGCTATGGCGACCGTTTCGCCGTGTCCTGCTCACTCTGCCTGTACTCTGGGTTGTGGTCTCGCTGGTCTTTCTGCTGATCCATCTTGTTCCCGGCGACCCCATCGTCCAAATGCTGGGCGAAGGAGCTACGGCTTCTGACATTGATGCTCTGCGCCACGCCTATGGACTCGATGCTCCCTTGTTGGAGCAGTACACGCATTATTGGGGCGGCATTCTTCATGCGAACCTAGGGCAGTCGCTTCGTCTGCATGATTCAGTAACTCATCTTCTTCTGCAACGCTATCCCTATACGCTGGCTCTCACCCTTGCGGCACTCGCGATTGGGATTGCAACGTCGGTTCCCGCCGGGATTGCTTCTGCGCTGCATCGTAATCGTTGGCAGGATCGCACGCTTGGGGTGCTTTCGCTTGTCGGGCTCTCGTTTCCTAATTTTGCACTGGGGCCGATCCTGATCTTGCTCTTCTCGATTTCGCTGGGATGGTTCCCTGTTTCTACGGCCGGGAATGGAGGTGTGGGAGACTTTCTTCTTCACCTCGTGCTTCCAGGGCTAACCCTTGGTCTCTCGTTTGCCTCTGTGTTGACCCGCATGGTGCGAACCGCAATGCTCGAAGAGTTGGGGCAGGACTACATCCGCACGGCGCGAGCCAAGGGACTGCCTGAGCGCACAGTTGTCTATCGTCATGCTTTGCGGAATGCGTTGATTCCGGTGCTAACGGTGATTGGACTTCAGTTCGGATCGCTACTTGCCGGCGCGATCGTTACGGAGACGATCTTTAGCTGGCCTGGAATCGGTCGCCTCACGATCTCTGCGATCTACAACCGGGACTATGCTCTGGTGCAGGGATGTATCCTCGCAATTGGATTGACGTATGTCCTGGTGAATTTGCTGACTGACGTGGCTTACACGATTGCGAATCCACGGATGCGAAGCAGCTGA
- a CDS encoding polyprenyl synthetase family protein — protein sequence MSTISIATAAEVFDLLRDDLAAIEQEFSQQSSSKVAVITDIAQYLIAGGGKRIRPLLLLLAAKALGSTNHSRIRLGAVVEMLHTATLVHDDIIDEADTRRGRPSSNTTWGNSKCVLAGDWLYMQAFSAALEERNFHVLDLLISLTQQMVEGELLQIEKLGHLINEEEYFDLIYRKTACLFKVSMQLGAAITPHEFGDAAMVESQLGEYGRNLGLAFQIVDDVLDLTAAEDVLGKPVASDLREGKATLAVIHALERGTGADREAIRTVLNDRSFAHVSHLQILEILRRHGSIEYAMDTACAYAEAARQSVADLPPSDAKRALLWVPGFVTSRDR from the coding sequence GTGAGCACAATCTCCATCGCGACGGCTGCCGAGGTTTTTGACCTTCTTCGGGACGATCTGGCAGCGATTGAGCAGGAGTTCTCCCAACAGTCTTCCTCCAAAGTCGCAGTCATCACAGACATTGCCCAGTACCTCATCGCCGGCGGAGGCAAACGCATCCGTCCGCTGCTCCTTCTGCTCGCGGCCAAAGCTCTCGGCTCGACGAACCACAGCCGCATTCGTCTGGGAGCTGTGGTCGAGATGCTGCACACCGCGACTCTCGTCCATGACGACATCATCGACGAAGCCGACACCCGCCGTGGACGTCCGTCGTCCAACACGACCTGGGGAAATTCAAAGTGCGTCCTCGCCGGAGACTGGCTCTACATGCAGGCCTTCTCTGCGGCTCTTGAGGAGCGGAACTTTCACGTCCTCGACCTGCTCATCTCGCTCACCCAGCAGATGGTCGAAGGCGAGCTGCTCCAGATTGAAAAACTCGGCCACCTTATTAATGAGGAAGAATACTTCGACCTCATCTATCGCAAGACCGCCTGTCTCTTCAAAGTCTCGATGCAGCTCGGAGCAGCGATTACTCCGCATGAGTTTGGCGACGCCGCAATGGTTGAATCTCAGCTCGGCGAGTACGGCCGCAATCTCGGCTTAGCTTTCCAGATCGTCGATGATGTCCTCGATCTGACTGCTGCCGAAGATGTTCTGGGCAAACCCGTCGCCAGCGACCTGCGCGAAGGCAAGGCAACGCTGGCCGTGATCCACGCGCTAGAACGCGGTACCGGAGCCGACCGCGAAGCTATCCGCACCGTGCTGAATGACCGAAGCTTCGCTCATGTCTCTCATTTGCAGATCCTTGAGATTCTCCGTCGCCACGGCTCGATCGAGTATGCAATGGACACGGCCTGCGCCTATGCTGAGGCCGCACGACAATCCGTCGCCGACCTTCCCCCGTCCGATGCAAAACGCGCGCTGCTCTGGGTGCCGGGCTTCGTTACCAGTCGCGACCGCTAA
- a CDS encoding ABC transporter permease: MISWGRRRKQLLEEIEEHIALETQMNLDAGMSPEEAQREAKRKFGNPLTAAEDSREVWGGMGLERLVQDVRYAVRQLRRSPAFALTAITVFALGLFASTAIYAFVDAALVKPLPYRAPSRLVALYEHIPVGDRYHLSYLDYQEWRRRNRVFSSLDVYRPETVTLRNPRGAEEASGALISDGFFHTLGVAPSLGRDFRQGEEEPSATPSVILSYEAWQKRFGSDKGIIGHPTTINGESYVIIGVLPHDFHFAPVGRAEFWIPLRGRCKGNFGCFPYYGIARLKENVSLSAAAENLTAISKELAQEYPKSNRDRTSTIFPLTEAILGNVKPMLITLLSGAALLCLIGFVNVSSLLLVKTEGRRREIAVREALGAPRLRLIRQFFVEGFLLAACGLAVGLTLTFISLGVLKQQIPAHALISMPYLDEMQWNLRIPLFASIIAILGGVLFAAAPIFHLLRLNMQEGLRESGRSSSGRSWRRSGSGLVVVELAITVVLLVSAGLLAKSFYRLLHVDMGIATDQLALLHVVRLGKWDDNVHNIALEREIVSRLSKLPGVESVGVAGEPAVGSGEGFTSRFGHFRVEGRSYVGEGNEAIHQIAGVGYFETLRARLIAGRFFAPTDDGSRPRVAVINQTMAQQEFGGESALGKRIISQYDPEHPFEIVGIVADLKDGPLDMKPTPAVYQPFDQATTGGFYVGFRTSQPAGVVLPSAAKALRQLDPALIVNGEETMSDRISNSEATYLHKSAAWVVGGFAGMALLLGTLGLYGVISYSVTQRRREIGVRVALGAQRSAVYSLVMREALRLSVTGIAGGLLCSFAATMLLRSLLFGVTRWDGETFLAVMCVLLVSSLLASYLPASRAAKVDPMVALRTE, from the coding sequence ATGATCAGCTGGGGTCGTCGCAGAAAACAACTGCTGGAAGAGATCGAAGAGCATATTGCGCTCGAGACGCAGATGAACCTTGATGCAGGAATGTCTCCAGAAGAGGCACAACGAGAGGCGAAGCGGAAGTTTGGCAATCCTCTCACTGCAGCGGAAGATTCGCGCGAGGTGTGGGGAGGTATGGGGCTGGAGCGCCTGGTGCAGGATGTGCGCTATGCGGTGCGGCAGCTGCGAAGGAGCCCTGCGTTCGCGCTAACGGCGATAACGGTCTTCGCGCTAGGATTGTTCGCCAGCACGGCGATCTATGCGTTTGTCGATGCCGCGCTGGTGAAGCCGTTGCCGTATCGTGCACCGAGCCGCCTGGTTGCGCTTTACGAACACATTCCTGTGGGCGACCGTTATCACCTCTCCTATCTTGACTACCAGGAATGGAGACGAAGAAACCGTGTCTTTAGTTCACTCGATGTCTATCGACCGGAAACTGTAACGCTGCGAAATCCTCGCGGTGCGGAAGAAGCATCGGGCGCGCTGATCAGTGACGGATTCTTCCACACTCTCGGCGTTGCTCCGTCTCTGGGACGGGATTTTCGCCAGGGGGAAGAAGAACCCTCCGCAACTCCCTCGGTGATCCTGAGCTATGAGGCATGGCAGAAACGCTTTGGCTCCGACAAAGGAATCATCGGACACCCAACCACGATCAATGGTGAGTCGTATGTCATCATCGGTGTACTCCCGCATGACTTTCACTTTGCTCCGGTGGGGCGGGCTGAGTTCTGGATACCGCTGCGCGGACGATGCAAAGGCAATTTTGGCTGCTTTCCTTACTACGGCATCGCACGGCTGAAAGAGAATGTGTCGTTGTCTGCAGCAGCCGAAAATCTGACTGCCATCAGTAAAGAACTGGCACAGGAGTACCCGAAGTCGAACCGTGATCGAACATCGACGATTTTTCCACTGACAGAGGCGATCCTTGGAAACGTCAAGCCGATGCTGATTACGTTACTGAGTGGTGCTGCGCTTCTGTGCCTGATTGGCTTCGTGAATGTCTCGAGCCTTCTGTTGGTGAAGACCGAGGGCCGCAGAAGAGAGATCGCAGTAAGAGAGGCATTGGGAGCTCCTCGGCTTCGACTGATAAGACAGTTTTTTGTTGAGGGCTTTCTGCTGGCTGCATGCGGTCTTGCCGTTGGACTCACTCTCACCTTTATTTCGCTCGGTGTTCTGAAACAGCAAATTCCAGCGCATGCGTTGATCAGCATGCCCTACCTGGACGAAATGCAATGGAATCTGCGCATTCCGCTCTTCGCAAGCATAATTGCGATTCTTGGCGGTGTACTGTTTGCCGCAGCGCCGATATTTCATCTGTTGCGGCTCAATATGCAGGAGGGTCTGCGCGAAAGTGGTCGTTCGTCCAGCGGCAGATCGTGGCGCAGATCGGGATCGGGTCTTGTGGTTGTCGAACTGGCCATCACCGTCGTGCTCTTGGTCAGCGCAGGCCTGTTGGCGAAAAGCTTTTACCGGCTCCTGCATGTTGATATGGGAATCGCAACCGACCAGCTGGCGCTGTTGCACGTCGTGCGCCTGGGGAAATGGGACGACAATGTGCATAACATCGCGCTCGAACGGGAGATCGTATCGCGGCTTTCGAAACTCCCAGGCGTGGAGTCTGTCGGCGTTGCAGGAGAACCTGCCGTCGGCAGTGGCGAAGGATTCACCAGCCGATTTGGGCATTTTCGTGTCGAAGGCAGATCCTACGTCGGAGAAGGCAATGAGGCGATCCATCAAATCGCGGGCGTGGGGTACTTCGAGACGCTGCGAGCACGGCTGATCGCAGGACGCTTTTTCGCACCCACCGATGATGGCTCCAGACCACGCGTTGCAGTAATCAATCAGACAATGGCACAGCAGGAGTTTGGCGGCGAGTCAGCACTTGGCAAGCGAATTATCAGCCAATACGATCCCGAACATCCGTTCGAGATCGTCGGAATCGTCGCCGACCTTAAGGATGGCCCTCTGGATATGAAGCCAACGCCTGCGGTCTATCAACCGTTTGATCAGGCCACGACGGGCGGTTTCTATGTTGGCTTTCGCACATCGCAGCCTGCGGGAGTAGTTCTTCCATCGGCAGCGAAGGCTCTGAGACAACTCGACCCTGCGCTTATTGTGAATGGTGAAGAGACGATGTCTGACCGCATAAGCAACTCGGAGGCAACCTATCTGCACAAGTCAGCCGCGTGGGTTGTCGGCGGATTCGCAGGAATGGCTTTGCTGCTGGGCACGTTGGGCTTGTATGGCGTGATCTCGTATTCGGTGACACAACGGCGCCGCGAGATCGGAGTTCGCGTAGCTCTGGGAGCACAACGTTCTGCGGTGTATAGCCTGGTGATGCGGGAAGCCCTGCGGCTCTCAGTTACAGGCATCGCAGGCGGTCTGTTGTGTTCGTTTGCCGCAACGATGCTTCTTCGCAGTCTATTGTTTGGGGTAACGCGCTGGGATGGCGAAACGTTCCTGGCAGTCATGTGCGTTCTTCTGGTGTCGTCTCTGCTTGCGAGCTATCTCCCAGCGTCGCGGGCAGCAAAGGTAGACCCGATGGTCGCTCTGCGGACAGAGTGA
- a CDS encoding YajQ family cyclic di-GMP-binding protein, whose translation MAADNSFDVVSKVELQEVKNAIDQASKEVGARFDLKDSKSKIELEGTDTIQLASQDEYKLEAVKEILSQKLVKRGISLKNLEYEKIEPAAGSSVRQKIKLKQGIASENAKKIVAAIKDSKLKAQASIQGDTVRVTSKDRDVLQQIITKLRAGDYGVELQFTNYRSN comes from the coding sequence ATGGCAGCGGATAACAGCTTCGACGTCGTAAGCAAAGTAGAGCTTCAGGAGGTCAAAAACGCAATCGATCAGGCCTCAAAAGAGGTAGGCGCGCGTTTCGACCTCAAGGACTCCAAATCGAAGATCGAGCTCGAGGGCACCGACACCATTCAGCTTGCTTCGCAGGATGAGTACAAGCTTGAAGCCGTCAAGGAGATCCTCTCCCAGAAACTCGTCAAACGTGGCATCTCCCTCAAGAACCTTGAGTACGAGAAAATCGAGCCCGCCGCCGGCTCCTCTGTCCGCCAGAAGATCAAGCTCAAGCAGGGCATCGCCTCCGAAAATGCCAAAAAGATCGTCGCCGCCATCAAGGACTCCAAACTCAAGGCCCAGGCCAGTATCCAGGGCGATACCGTCCGAGTTACCTCCAAGGACCGCGACGTCCTCCAGCAAATCATCACCAAGCTCCGTGCTGGCGACTATGGCGTCGAACTCCAGTTCACCAACTATCGGAGTAATTAA
- a CDS encoding helix-turn-helix domain-containing protein codes for MPTNAKHTILEKMTVPGRIRALRRQKGMTVEALASSIGIHKGHLSRIERGEKTPSLATLEAIAKALGAGMAQLFGEKTNEEDVVVVRRSERRKTGDRKTYQLEALLTGTHKTPLAAYVVSPGPEFLEHEVPNHQGKEFLFVLQGKIEVQVADRLLLLTTGDCATYDAALHHKLRRKGSALAQVLVVLVTV; via the coding sequence TTGCCAACAAACGCGAAGCACACCATACTTGAGAAGATGACCGTTCCCGGAAGAATTCGCGCGCTTCGCAGACAGAAAGGAATGACCGTTGAGGCTCTGGCCTCGTCGATTGGTATCCACAAAGGCCATCTGTCACGCATTGAGCGAGGAGAAAAGACCCCTTCGCTTGCCACCCTCGAAGCCATCGCCAAAGCTCTTGGGGCAGGAATGGCTCAGCTCTTCGGGGAAAAGACGAACGAGGAAGATGTTGTCGTAGTACGCCGTTCCGAACGAAGGAAGACCGGCGACCGCAAAACCTATCAACTCGAAGCGCTATTGACTGGGACTCATAAAACTCCACTGGCAGCTTATGTCGTTTCCCCCGGCCCTGAGTTTCTGGAGCATGAGGTTCCCAATCACCAGGGGAAAGAGTTCCTCTTTGTTCTGCAAGGGAAGATTGAAGTGCAGGTGGCGGACAGACTCCTGCTTCTAACCACTGGTGACTGCGCAACCTATGATGCCGCGCTTCACCACAAACTTCGGCGCAAAGGATCTGCGTTAGCTCAAGTGCTCGTCGTCCTGGTCACAGTCTGA
- a CDS encoding VWA domain-containing protein: protein MLRMLSLLACFVALTSAALAQSSPVSNQVPEPTTIQSTARLVLVPALVQSAAKETVYSLHANDFFLTDKGVPQKLTLDEETRQPLSLVVLMQTGGAAPREFDKYRGLETVLASMLGGAPNQVSIVNFDSKPEAASPFTSDITQWTDAINHPDPGDSGAAIMDGLKFALNLLAQQPANHRRIILLLSQPQDSGSKTTAKEIARITGETNTTIYSLVFSPQQTRLKNAWKEIGGDNKPITLPNGTYSAYFHLSEPLNMVIDAMKKDIATEVATLSGGETVKFGNQGELENQLMTIDNHIRNRYILSFTPTSSEVGFHPIQVRLPQYPSLNVSARTGYWLSGPSDSSQK, encoded by the coding sequence ATGTTGCGCATGCTTTCCTTGCTCGCATGCTTCGTTGCACTTACATCAGCAGCCCTTGCGCAAAGTAGCCCTGTCAGTAATCAGGTTCCAGAACCAACAACCATTCAGAGTACCGCCAGGCTTGTCCTTGTTCCTGCCCTCGTCCAGTCAGCTGCAAAAGAAACCGTCTACTCTCTTCATGCAAACGACTTCTTTCTTACGGACAAAGGAGTTCCACAAAAACTCACTCTCGACGAAGAGACCCGGCAACCGCTCTCGCTTGTCGTACTGATGCAAACTGGTGGTGCTGCCCCGCGAGAGTTCGACAAATATCGCGGCCTCGAAACAGTTCTTGCCTCAATGCTTGGTGGAGCGCCAAACCAGGTTTCTATCGTCAACTTTGATAGCAAGCCTGAAGCTGCATCACCATTTACGTCAGACATTACACAGTGGACAGACGCCATCAACCACCCCGATCCAGGCGACAGTGGCGCTGCCATCATGGATGGCCTCAAATTCGCCCTGAACCTGCTTGCGCAGCAACCCGCCAATCATCGCAGAATCATTCTGCTCTTATCGCAGCCGCAGGATTCAGGAAGTAAAACAACCGCGAAAGAGATCGCCCGCATCACCGGGGAAACCAACACAACCATTTACTCACTGGTATTTTCGCCTCAGCAAACGAGACTTAAAAACGCATGGAAAGAAATAGGGGGTGATAACAAGCCCATCACTCTGCCCAATGGAACATATTCGGCTTATTTCCATCTCTCTGAGCCCCTCAACATGGTGATTGACGCGATGAAAAAAGATATAGCGACTGAAGTAGCAACACTTTCAGGTGGGGAAACTGTCAAATTTGGGAATCAAGGCGAACTCGAAAATCAATTAATGACGATTGATAACCATATCCGTAATCGCTATATCCTCAGCTTTACTCCGACCTCATCCGAAGTTGGATTCCATCCAATCCAGGTTCGACTCCCCCAATATCCTTCGCTGAACGTCTCAGCGAGGACAGGCTATTGGTTGAGCGGGCCTTCAGATTCATCCCAAAAATAG
- a CDS encoding PadR family transcriptional regulator has translation MTTKAQKEQLELMQGTLDLLILQTLAPGQAHGHAIARTIERRSEEVLQVGHGSLYPALQRLMRSELIAAEDGISENNRKARFYRLTAKGRKQLYAETSKWERFANAIARILAPVAEEKS, from the coding sequence ATGACGACCAAAGCACAAAAAGAGCAACTTGAACTGATGCAGGGGACCCTGGACCTCCTGATTCTGCAAACCCTGGCGCCGGGACAAGCGCATGGCCACGCCATTGCGCGCACAATCGAGCGGCGTTCCGAAGAGGTGCTGCAAGTGGGGCACGGATCCTTGTATCCCGCGCTGCAACGACTCATGCGGTCGGAGTTGATCGCGGCCGAGGATGGGATCTCGGAAAACAATCGTAAAGCGCGGTTCTATCGGCTGACTGCAAAAGGGCGGAAGCAGTTATATGCGGAAACCTCGAAGTGGGAGAGGTTTGCGAATGCAATCGCAAGAATCCTTGCGCCAGTGGCAGAAGAAAAGTCGTAG